A stretch of Limanda limanda chromosome 7, fLimLim1.1, whole genome shotgun sequence DNA encodes these proteins:
- the scn8aa gene encoding sodium channel, voltage gated, type VIII, alpha subunit a isoform X4, producing MALPLIAPPGPNSYKKFTVESLAIIEQRIAEEKNKKPPKQDSSYRDDDDENKPRPNTDLEAGRSLPYIYGDIPKGMVAIPLEDLDPFYLTSQKTFIVLNRGKTIFRFSATPALYFINPLNPVRRVAIKILIHSLFSMIIMCTILTNCIFMTFSDPPEWSKQVEYTFTGIYTFESLVKICARGFCIDGFTFLRDPWNWLDFMVISMAYITEFVNLGNVSALRTFRVLRALKTISVIPGLKTIVGALIQSVKKLSDVMILTVFCLSVFALIGLQLFMGNLRHKCVVWPINITENYMYGSSKGFDWKEYIMNDTNFYFIPGQLDALLCGNSSDSGRCPEGFTCMKAGRNPNYGYTSFDSFGWAFLALFRLMTQDFWENLYMLTLRAAGKTYMIFFVLVIFVGSFYLVNLILAVVAMAYEEQNQATMEEAIRKDEEFKAMLEQLKRQQEDAQTAAMATSAGTVSEDAVEDDGGGHLSCSSSEMSKLSSKSAKERRNRKKKWRQKEQDKEKCDSEKFVKSESDDGSKRSRFRFPDNRLGRKSSIMNQSLLSIPGSPFLSRHNSKSSIFSFKGRNKDGGSENEFADDEHSTVEECEDRRGSLFSPYRRNSYSGFHGKRNSTVDCNGVVSLIGPGPGGRLLPEPTTEVEVKKKLSGSLMVSVDQLNTSFGRKERANSVMSVITNTLVEELEESQRKCPPCWYKFSNTFLIWECSPNWIKIKEIVNLIVMDPFVDLAITICIVLNTLFMAMEHYPMTPDFEHMLSVGNLVFTGIFAGEMLFKLVAMDPYYYFQEAWNCFDGFIVTLSLVELALADVEGLSVLRSFRLLRVFKLAKSWPTLNMLIKIIGNSVGALGNLTLVLAIIVFIFAVVGMQLFGKSYKDCVCKIAKECELPRWHMNDFFHSFLIVFRVLCGEWIETMWDCMEVAGQGMCLLVFMMVMVIGNLVVLNLFLALLLSSFSADNLAATDDDGEPNNLQISVKRIKVGIAWIKVKVRILMATLLKKPPMEDEQKPLDDMYDKKLNCIANHTGVDINRDLDYAKNGNGTTSGIGSSVGKYMIDEDHMSFIHNPNLTVCVPIAVGESDFENLNTEDFSSESECENSKELDETSSSEGSTIDIKPDVVEEVIVEAVEEYLEPEACWTEGCIAKYKCCDVPINVGWGKPWWFLRKTCFLIVEHNWFESLIIFMILLSSGALAFEDVYIEQRKTIRVILEYADRVFTYIFILEMLLKWVAYGFVKYFTNAWCWLDFFIVDVSIVSLVANALGYSDLGPIKSLRTLRALRPLRALSRFEGMRVVVNALVGAIPSIMNVLLVCLIFWLIFSIMGVNLFAGKYYYCFNQTSEEYFSVDVVNNKTQCVALMHQNFTEVRWKNVKINFDNVGAGYLALLQVATFKGWMDIMYAAVDSREVEDQPDYEVNIYMYIYFVVFIIFGSFFTLNLFIGVIIDNFNQQKKKFGGQDIFMTEEQKKYYNAMKKLGSKKPQKPIPRPQNMIQGMVFDFVQQQVFDISIMILICLNMVTMMVETDDQSDDTENVLYWVNFIFIVVFTTEFLLKLFALRHYYFTNGWNIFDVVVVILSIVGMFLADIIEKYFVSPTLFRVIRLARIGRILRLIKGAKGIRTLLFALMMSLPALFNIGLLLFLVMFIFSIFGMSNFGYVKHAAGIDDLYNFETFGNSMIILFMITTSAGWDGLLLPILNYEPDCDSRYENPGTNVKGDCGNPSVGIFFFVMYIIISFLIVVNMYIAIILENFSVATEESADPLSEDDFETFYEIWERFDPTASQFITFIKLSDFADALEHPLRVPKPNTIELIAMDMPMVSGDRIHCLDILFAFTKRVLGDSGELDMLRQQMEERFVQANPSKVSYEPITTTLRRKQEDVSARTIQNAYRCHLIRRGIIFKRRTFTNRLENGGNNQEKKESTPSTASLPSYDSVTKPDKEKQDDNKEEWARKDKDKNQKDEWESKC from the exons aCATTTATAGTGCTAAATAGAGGGAAGACAATCTTCCGTTTTAGTGCCACACCTGCCTTGTACTTCATAAATCCTTTAAATCCGGTTAGGCGAGTAGCTATTAAAATTTTGATACATTC TCTTTTCAGCATGATCATAATGTGTACTATTTTGACCAACTGTATATTCATGACCTTTAGTGATCCTCCCGAGTGGTCAAAACAAGTAGA GTACACATTCACAGGAATTTATACATTTGAGTCGCTTGTTAAAATCTGCGCACGAGGATTCTGTATAGACGGGTTTACATTCCTCAGAGATCCATGGAACTGGCTGGATTTCATGGTCATTTCGATGGC GTATATAACAGAGTTTGTAAACCTAGGCAATGTCTCAGCTCTGCGCACGTTCAGGGTGTTGAGGGCATTGAAAACTATTTCTGTAATTCCAG GACTGAAGACCATCGTCGGCGCCCTCATCCAGTCTGTGAAGAAGCTCTCGGATGTGATGATCCTGACCGTCTTCTGCCTGAGCGTCTTCGCCCTCATCGGCCTGCAGCTCTTCATGGGCAACTTGCGGCACAAGTGTGTGGTCTGGCCGATCAACATCACCGAGAACTACATGTACGGCAGCAGCAAGGGCTTTGACTGGAAAGAGTACATCATGAACGACA CCAACTTCTACTTCATCCCTGGCCAGTTAGACGCTCTTCTCTGTGGGAACAGCTCTGACTCGGG CCGCTGCCCGGAGGGCTTCACATGCATGAAAGCTGGGAGGAATCCGAACTATGGCTACACCAGCTTTGACAGCTTCGGCTGGGCCTTCCTGGCTCTCTTCCGACTCATGACACAGGACTTCTGGGAAAACCTCTACATGCTG ACTCTGAGGGCGGCAGGGAAGACCTACATGATCTTCTTTGTCCTGGTGATCTTTGTGGGATCTTTCTACTTGGTGAATCTCATCCTGGCTGTGGTGGCCATGGCTTATGAGGAGCAGAACCAGGCCACCATGGAGGAGGCCATTCGTAAGGATGAGGAATTCAAGGCCATGCTGGAACAGCTCAAGAGACAGCAGGAGGACGCCCAG actgctgccatggcaacctCTGCAGGCACAGTGTCAGAGGATGCGGTAGAGGATGACGGAGGGGGGCATCTCTCGTGCAGCTCCTCCGAGATGTCGAAACTCAGCTCCAAGAGCGCCAAAGAGCGTCGCAACCGTAAGAAGAAATGGCGGCAGAAAGAGCAGGACAAGGAGAAATGCGACAGCGAGAAGTTTGTCAAGTCCGAGTCAGATGACGGCAGCAAGAGGAGCCGCTTCCGTTTCCCTGATAACCGGCTGGGTCGAAAGTCTTCCATTATGAACCAG tCCCTACTCAGCATACCCGGCTCGCCTTTCCTGTCCCGCCACAACAGTAAGAGCAGCATCTTCAGTTTCAAGGGCCGCAACAAGGACGGGGGTTCAGAGAACGAGTTCGCCGACGATGAGCACAGCACGGTGGAGGAGTGCGAGGATCGCCGGGGCTCCCTGTTCAGCCCGTACCGGCGGAACAGCTACAGCGGCTTCCACGGCAAGAGGAACAGCACGGTGGATTGCAATGGCGTGGTGTCGCTCATCGGCCCTGGGCCCGGTGGACGCCTTCTGCCTGAG CCGACTACTGAGGTtgaggtgaagaagaagctgtCGGGCTCCCTGATGGTGTCTGTGGACCAGCTCAATACCTCCTTTGGGCGGAAAGAGCGGGCCAACAGTGTCATGAGCGTCATTACCAACACACTAGTGGAGG AACTGGAGGAGTCTCAGCGCAAGTGTCCGCCATGCTGGTATAAGTTTTCTAACACATTCCTGATCTGGGAGTGCTCCcccaattggattaagatcaagGAGATTGTGAACCTGATTGTCATGGACCCCTTCGTGGATTTAGCCATCACCATCTGCATCGTCCTGAACACCCTCTTCATGGCGATGGAGCACTACCCCATGACCCCCGACTTTGAGCACATGCTGTCCGTGGGCAATCTG GTTTTCACAGGGATCTTTGCAGGAGAGATGCTTTTCAAGCTGGTTGCTATGGATCCATATTACTACTTCCAGGAAGCCTGGAACTGTTTTGACGGATTCATTGTGACGCTGAGTTTAGTGGAGCTGGCTCTGGCTGATGTCGAAGGCCTGTCTGTGCTGCGGTCATTCCGATTG CTGAGAGTGTTTAAGCTGGCCAAGTCATGGCCAACCCTCAACATGCTGATCAAGATCATTGGTAACTCGGTGGGAGCCCTGGGGAACTTGACTCTGGTGCTGGCCATTATCGTCTTCATCTTTGCTGTGGTGGGCATGCAGCTGTTTGGGAAGAGCTACAAAGACTGTGTGTGCAAGATAGCCAAGGAATGTGAGCTGCCCCGCTGGCACATGAACGACTTCTTCCACTCCTTCCTGATCGTCTTCCGGGTGCTGTGCGGAGAGTGGATAGAGACCATGTGGGACTGCATGGAAGTGGCGGGCCAGGGCATGTGCCTCCTCGTCTTCATGATGGTCATGGTGATCGGCAACCTGGTG GTGTTGAACTTGTTCCTTGCCTTGTTGCTGAGCTCGTTCAGCGCCGACAACTTGGCTGCGACAGATGATGATGGCGAGCCCAACAACCTGCAGATTTCAGTTAAGCGCATAAAGGTAGGGATCGCATGGATAAAAGTGAAGGTGCGGATACTGATGGCCACCCTGCTAAAGAAACCCCCGATGGAGGATGAGCAGAAGCCTTTGGACGACATGTACGACAAGAAGCTGAACTGCATCGCTAATCACACTGGGGTGGACATCAACCGCGACCTGGACTACGCCAAGAACGGCAACGGCACCACTAGCGGTATAGGCAGCAGCGTGGGGAAGTACATGATCGACGAGGACCACATGTCTTTCATCCACAACCCGAATCTGACCGTCTGCGTGCCCATAGCTGTGGGAGAGTCCGACTTTGAGAACCTCAACACGGAGGACTTCAGTAGCGAGTCGGAATGTGAGAACAGCAAAGAG CTGGATGAAACCAGCTCGTCAGAGGGCAGCACCATCGACATCAAGCCAgatgtggtggaggaggtgataGTGGAGGCGGTGGAGGAATACTTGGAACCAGAGGCCTGCTGGACAGAGG gttgcATCGCAAAGTATAAGTGCTGTGATGTTCCGATCAATGTGGGCTGGGGGAAGCCCTGGTGGTTCCTGAGAAAAACCTGCTTCCTGATTGTGGAACACAACTGGTTTGAGAGcctcatcatcttcatgatCCTCCTCAGCAGTGGCGCCCTG GCCTTTGAGGACGTGTACATCGAGCAGAGGAAGACCATTCGAGTCATTCTGGAGTACGCCGACAGGGTTTTCACCTACATCTTCATCCTGGAGATGTTGCTGAAGTGGGTCGCCTACGGTTTTGTCAAGTACTTCACCAACGCCTGGTGCTGGCTGGACTTCTTCATTGTGGAT GTGTCTATAGTCAGCCTTGTAGCTAATGCGCTGGGCTACTCCGATCTAGGGCCCATTAAATCACTCAGGACACTAAGGGCCTTGAGACCCCTCAGAGCCTTGTCACGTTTTGAAGGGATGAGG GTGGTAGTCAACGCCTTGGTGGGTGCCATCCCTTCCATTATGAATGTGTTGCTGGTTTGCCTCATCTTTTGGCTGATTTTCAGTATCATGGGGGTCAACCTGTTTGCGGGCAAGTACTACTACTGTTTCAATCAGACGTCAGAGGAATACTTCTCAGTTGACGTGGTCAACAACAAGACCCAGTGTGTGGCCCTCATGCACCAAAACTTTACTGAGGTCAGGTGGAAGAACGTCAAGATCAACTTTGACAATGTGGGCGCCGGCTACCTCGCCCTGCTGCAAGTG gCCACGTTCAAAGGCTGGATGGACATTATGTACGCGGCTGTGGATTCCAGAGAG GTGGAAGACCAACCAGACTACGAAGTCAACATCTACATGTACATCTACTTTGTGGTTTTTATCATATTCGGCTCCTTCTTCACCCTCAACCTCTTTATTGGTGTGATCATTGACAACTTCAAccagcaaaagaaaaag TTTGGAGGTCAGGACATCTTCATGACAGAGGAACAGAAGAAGTACTACAACGCCATGAAAAAACTGGGGTCCAAAAAGCCGCAAAAGCCTATTCCTCGACCACAG AACATGATCCAGGGAATGGTGTTTGACTtcgtgcagcagcaggttttcgaCATCTCCATCATGATACTGATCTGCCTCAACATGGTCACCATGATGGTGGAAACAGACGATCAGTCGGACGACACGGAGAACGTCCTCTACTGGGtcaacttcatcttcattgTAGTCTTCACCACAGAGTTCCTGCTTAAGCTCTTTGCCCTTCGCCACTATTACTTCACCAACGGCTGGAATATTTTCGACGTGGTGGTGGTCATCCTGTCTATTGTTG GTATGTTCTTGGCTGACATCATTGAGAAGTACTTTGTGTCACCAACCCTGTTCAGGGTGATCAGGCTGGCTCGTATCGGTCGTATCCTCCGTCTGATTAAAGGAGCGAAGGGCATCCGGACTTTGCTCTTCgctttgatgatgtcactgcCAGCCCTGTTCAACATTGGCTTACTGCTCTTCCTGGTCATGttcatcttctccatcttcGGCATGTCTAACTTTGGCTACGTGAAGCACGCAGCGGGCATTGACGACCTGTACAACTTTGAAACCTTTGGCAACAGCATGATTATTCTGTTTATGATCACTACGTCGGCTGGATGGGACGGCCTGCTGCTGCCAATCCTCAACTACGAACCAGACTGCGACTCTCGCTACGAGAACCCTGGAACAAATGTGAAGGGGGACTGTGGTAATCCCTCAGTGGGAATCTTCTTTTTTGTCATGTACATCATCATTTCTTTCCTGATTGTGGTCAACATGTACATTGCCATCATCTTGGAGAACTTCAGTGTGGCTACAGAAGAAAGTGCTGATCCACTCAGTGAGGACGACTTTGAGACCTTCTACGAGATCTGGGAGAGGTTTGACCCAACTGCCTCTCAGTTCATCACGTTCATAAAGCTGTCTGACTTTGCAGACGCATTGGAGCATCCACTTCGCGTGCCAAAGCCCAACACTATAGAACTAATTGCCATGGACATGCCCATGGTGAGTGGCGACCGCATTCACTGCCTGGACATCCTGTTTGCCTTCACAAAGCGTGTGCTGGGTGACAGTGGTGAGTTGGACATGCTGAGGCAGCAGATGGAAGAGCGTTTTGTGCAAGCCAACCCCTCCAAGGTGTCGTATGAACCCATCACCACCACACTGCGCCGCAAACAGGAAGATGTCTCTGCCAGAACTATCCAGAACGCCTACCGCTGTCACCTCATCAGGCGTGGCATCATCTTCAAGCGCCGCACTTTTACTAATAGGCTTGAAAATGGTGGGAACAaccaggagaagaaagagagcaCGCCATCCACAGCCTCTCTTCCCTCTTACGACAGCGTGACCAAACCTGACAAGGAGAAGCAGGATGACAACAAGGAGGAGTGGGCCAGGAAAGATAAGGACAAAAACCAAAAAGATGAGTGGGAATCCAAGTGTTAG